The following proteins are co-located in the Paenibacillus sp. JNUCC32 genome:
- a CDS encoding HD-GYP domain-containing protein: MRVHVTDLKPGDQIQQDAYNTNGVHVLQKGALLRSEDISKLLQHGIDYIEIQPRALSVSLDPLSEISDSFNKVKPHFNLAFDGCSALFTEASQSGKFNESLVDDVFQPLVGSLNEHTDVVSLLLLFNGTDDYTYRHSIQVGMLSYYIADWMGYSGKEAYEIGKAGYLHDIGKSKISRDILDKPGKLTPEEFEEVKLHTIYGYEMIAESMDDKVTAMVALQHHERDDRSGYPRALHADQIHPYSHICAVADVYSAMTTNRVYQSKQQLLTVLRELYSLSFGKLNGKPTHAFIQQMLPNFIGKKVLLTTGESGIIVMNHPSDYFRPLVKTDDRFIDLSKEYHTEIQEILL; this comes from the coding sequence TTGAGAGTACATGTCACGGACCTGAAACCCGGTGATCAAATACAGCAGGATGCTTACAACACTAACGGCGTTCATGTTCTGCAAAAAGGAGCTTTGCTACGTTCAGAGGATATATCCAAGCTATTGCAGCACGGCATCGATTACATAGAAATACAGCCGCGCGCGCTGTCCGTATCCCTCGATCCGTTATCTGAAATTTCGGACTCGTTCAACAAGGTTAAACCTCACTTTAACCTTGCGTTTGACGGATGCTCCGCCTTATTTACGGAAGCATCCCAATCCGGAAAGTTCAATGAATCCCTTGTAGACGATGTTTTCCAGCCACTGGTCGGCTCGCTGAACGAGCATACGGATGTGGTATCCCTGCTTCTGCTGTTTAATGGAACAGACGATTATACCTACAGGCATTCCATTCAAGTAGGGATGCTATCCTACTACATCGCGGATTGGATGGGTTACTCCGGCAAGGAAGCCTATGAAATCGGCAAGGCAGGTTATCTCCATGATATCGGCAAGAGTAAGATTTCAAGGGATATCCTGGACAAGCCCGGCAAGCTGACCCCCGAGGAATTCGAGGAAGTGAAGCTGCACACCATCTATGGTTACGAGATGATCGCCGAATCCATGGATGACAAGGTGACCGCCATGGTCGCGCTTCAGCACCATGAACGGGATGACCGTTCGGGCTATCCGCGAGCGCTCCATGCAGACCAGATTCATCCGTACTCTCATATTTGCGCGGTAGCCGATGTCTACAGCGCCATGACAACGAACCGTGTCTATCAGTCCAAGCAGCAGCTGCTAACCGTTCTGCGCGAGCTGTACAGTCTCAGCTTCGGGAAGCTGAACGGCAAGCCGACGCACGCTTTCATTCAGCAGATGCTGCCGAATTTCATCGGCAAAAAGGTTCTGCTGACGACGGGCGAATCCGGCATCATCGTCATGAACCATCCTTCGGATTACTTCCGTCCGCTTGTAAAGACCGATGATCGTTTCATCGACCTCTCCAAGGAATATCATACCGAGATTCAAGAGATTCTGTTGTGA
- the moaD gene encoding molybdopterin converting factor subunit 1, whose product MSTTISILLFAGLADRIGTASLAFSVPALPLTTGDLKLLLSEAYPDAQSQIATAFVAVNQEYALPDQLIQSGDEVALIPPVSGGDGTNLQDTGSSSSSDGTCTITCHRLSVEETIAKVHDDNHGATLSFVGTTREITGQMRTVTLEYEAYIPMALKEMQQICMDIHGRWPGTKCAISHRIGTVGIGETSVVIAVSSPHRETCYEASRYAIEQLKRSVPIWKKEIWDDGSEWKGAQTGPWDPMARQ is encoded by the coding sequence ATGTCGACAACCATTTCCATACTGCTATTCGCCGGATTAGCCGATCGCATCGGCACGGCTTCACTTGCATTCAGCGTACCCGCCCTCCCCCTTACGACCGGGGATTTGAAGCTGCTTCTTAGCGAGGCTTATCCTGATGCCCAGTCCCAGATTGCCACGGCCTTCGTTGCGGTCAATCAAGAATATGCGCTGCCGGATCAGCTTATTCAGAGCGGGGACGAGGTGGCTCTGATTCCGCCTGTGTCCGGCGGGGACGGAACCAACCTGCAGGACACAGGCTCCAGTTCCTCGTCAGACGGAACGTGCACCATCACCTGCCACCGGCTGTCCGTGGAAGAAACCATCGCCAAAGTGCATGATGATAACCATGGCGCAACGCTTTCCTTTGTAGGCACGACGCGGGAGATAACCGGTCAGATGCGAACAGTAACGCTGGAGTATGAAGCTTACATTCCGATGGCCCTGAAAGAAATGCAGCAAATCTGCATGGACATCCACGGCCGATGGCCCGGCACGAAATGCGCGATTTCCCACCGTATCGGTACGGTCGGAATCGGGGAAACCAGCGTCGTTATCGCCGTATCTTCACCGCATCGGGAAACATGTTACGAAGCAAGCCGATATGCCATCGAGCAGTTGAAGCGATCCGTTCCGATCTGGAAGAAGGAGATATGGGACGATGGATCCGAGTGGAAAGGGGCGCAGACCGGACCCTGGGACCCAATGGCTAGGCAATAA
- a CDS encoding bifunctional metallophosphatase/5'-nucleotidase, giving the protein MGLKSNKQKLTILYTNDIHSHFEMMSNVAALISREKTAAGDKSIVLDIGDHMDRASVETEGSMGQANVDVINLTGYDAITIGNNEGLTISYDVLEHVYAGLQCPVVCCNIRETESGSPPSWMKRHVILERDGISIGLTGATAAFAGFYQLLGWEAGDPVEAIAEQVRALQGQCDIVIVLSHLGLTIDKRLAEHVEGIDVILGGHTHHILEEPLMIGKTAVCGAGKFGQYVGRLVMERNDVGERFACVEGTLLPVDKSLMEPIVEQAILKHRELAKEKLTEAVAVIDRSLPIHYEEESPFANLLAQAVLQHTGAEIAIVNSGQLLGPLPEGEISTGMLHGLCPSPINPCVVKLRGEHIYQALEESLLPEFSGKKIMGFGFRGYLLGGLAVDGLKIRYDKDGEPYRKITQISFKGQPLEWQREYHVGTLDMFTFKIGYETLALGTDTVYMLPEFIRDLLRSELSRPGSLEASMISRWIS; this is encoded by the coding sequence ATGGGGCTTAAAAGCAATAAACAAAAGCTGACCATATTATATACCAACGATATACACAGCCATTTCGAGATGATGAGCAATGTGGCGGCACTTATTTCCCGGGAAAAGACGGCTGCCGGCGATAAGTCGATCGTGCTGGATATCGGAGACCATATGGATCGCGCATCGGTGGAAACCGAAGGCTCGATGGGGCAAGCAAATGTGGATGTCATTAATTTGACAGGATACGACGCGATTACGATCGGCAATAACGAAGGCCTGACCATTTCGTACGATGTTCTGGAGCATGTATATGCCGGACTGCAGTGCCCCGTAGTTTGCTGCAACATCAGGGAGACGGAGAGCGGCAGTCCTCCATCATGGATGAAACGGCATGTGATCCTGGAGCGGGATGGCATTTCGATCGGGCTCACCGGCGCGACGGCAGCTTTTGCAGGATTTTATCAATTGTTAGGCTGGGAAGCAGGAGACCCGGTGGAGGCCATCGCCGAACAGGTTCGAGCGCTTCAGGGCCAGTGTGATATCGTTATCGTTTTATCCCATTTAGGACTAACGATTGATAAAAGATTAGCAGAACATGTAGAAGGCATTGATGTCATACTTGGCGGCCATACCCATCACATCCTTGAGGAGCCGCTAATGATCGGGAAGACAGCCGTATGCGGCGCGGGCAAATTCGGACAATACGTAGGTCGCCTCGTTATGGAGCGGAATGACGTTGGTGAACGGTTTGCCTGCGTAGAGGGAACCTTGCTGCCTGTGGATAAAAGCTTGATGGAGCCCATCGTGGAGCAGGCCATCCTGAAACATCGTGAGCTGGCCAAGGAGAAGTTAACCGAAGCCGTGGCCGTAATCGACCGCAGCCTGCCGATCCATTATGAGGAGGAATCGCCGTTTGCGAACCTGTTGGCTCAGGCCGTGCTGCAGCACACGGGTGCCGAAATTGCGATCGTCAATTCCGGGCAGCTGCTGGGACCGCTGCCGGAGGGCGAAATCAGCACCGGGATGCTGCATGGTTTGTGCCCGTCACCGATTAATCCCTGTGTCGTAAAATTGCGGGGAGAACACATCTATCAGGCGCTTGAAGAGAGTCTGCTTCCGGAGTTTAGCGGGAAGAAGATCATGGGCTTCGGCTTCCGCGGGTATCTGTTAGGGGGCCTGGCCGTCGATGGATTAAAGATCCGATATGACAAGGATGGAGAGCCTTACCGGAAGATCACGCAAATCTCCTTCAAGGGACAACCGCTGGAATGGCAGCGGGAATATCATGTGGGAACGCTCGACATGTTTACTTTTAAAATCGGATACGAGACCCTGGCGCTTGGAACGGATACGGTTTATATGCTGCCCGAGTTTATTCGAGACCTGCTGCGGAGCGAGCTTTCGCGTCCCGGATCGCTTGAAGCGTCCATGATTTCACGCTGGATATCCTGA
- a CDS encoding undecaprenyl-diphosphate phosphatase, which yields MDFITSIILGIVEGLTEFIPVSSTGHMILTAKVLGYDDQTPIMKTFEVVIQLGAILAIAIVYWNRILNLLGWSRSEPLTRKVPRRRLNLMHIFLGIAPALLVAFFARDFIKSLFHAQTVLFALVAGGIFMIFAEWYNKHKVQVTTHDMDDLTYKQAFLIGIYQIISVLWPGFSRSGSTISGGMLSGVSYKASADFSFIIAIPIMCAASGYELLDSYRYFTLDTIGVFLAGFIVSFVVAYFVVLAFMKLIQKIRLTHFAIYRFGLAAVFWLFIMH from the coding sequence ATGGATTTTATCACATCCATCATACTGGGGATCGTGGAAGGACTAACCGAATTCATTCCGGTGTCTTCCACGGGCCACATGATTTTGACGGCCAAGGTGCTCGGTTACGATGACCAAACACCGATCATGAAGACGTTTGAGGTTGTCATTCAGCTGGGAGCCATTTTGGCGATCGCGATTGTTTATTGGAATCGGATTTTGAATCTGCTCGGGTGGAGCCGAAGCGAGCCGTTGACCCGGAAAGTGCCTCGGAGGCGATTGAATCTGATGCATATATTTTTGGGGATTGCTCCGGCCCTGCTGGTTGCGTTTTTTGCGAGGGATTTCATCAAAAGCCTGTTCCATGCGCAGACGGTGCTGTTTGCGCTTGTTGCCGGCGGCATTTTTATGATTTTTGCGGAATGGTACAATAAGCATAAAGTCCAAGTGACCACGCATGATATGGATGATTTGACATATAAGCAGGCCTTTCTGATTGGGATCTACCAGATCATATCCGTCTTATGGCCGGGCTTTTCCCGTTCGGGGTCCACGATCTCCGGGGGCATGCTTAGCGGTGTGAGTTATAAGGCATCGGCCGATTTCTCGTTTATTATCGCAATTCCAATCATGTGTGCCGCATCGGGATATGAATTGCTGGATTCTTACCGATATTTTACTTTAGATACGATCGGTGTATTTCTAGCCGGTTTTATCGTTTCGTTTGTTGTCGCTTATTTTGTCGTCTTGGCCTTCATGAAACTCATACAGAAGATAAGGCTTACTCATTTTGCGATCTACCGTTTTGGTCTCGCCGCCGTTTTTTGGCTGTTCATCATGCATTAA
- a CDS encoding HD-GYP domain-containing protein, with translation MRLIPINALRPGMVLGKKIYNSDGLILLAEGVELTAGLIRRLGTLELGYVYIEDPMTEDIVVPELLTEETRLQAIQSIRTSFKNLESQAALKGSFLHLGKTFSGMMESIMDEISEHDEGMVLLTDMNTNDYNLYRHSLNVCVYSTVLGVSYGYNREELRVLGLGALLHDIGKTRISQKLLNHPGRLSEEEFREVQKHTEIGFKILKDEPNIPLLSAHCALSHHERLDGSGYPRALKGPDIHEYAKWIAITDSYDAMTTQRVYKPALLPHEAVEVMYAGSGTLYEQSFLAMFRDRVAIYPPGITVKLHTGENGVVSRIHAHVPHRPVVRVLTDAEGTPLSAPYEVDLSETLAVMIAGIGQSTIDQTGA, from the coding sequence TTGCGTCTTATACCTATCAACGCGTTGAGGCCGGGCATGGTTCTTGGTAAGAAAATATACAATAGTGACGGTTTAATCCTGCTTGCCGAGGGCGTGGAACTGACAGCCGGGCTGATCCGCCGTCTGGGCACGCTGGAACTCGGGTATGTATACATCGAGGATCCGATGACGGAGGATATCGTGGTTCCGGAGCTGTTGACCGAAGAGACGCGGCTGCAGGCGATCCAATCGATTCGGACCAGCTTCAAGAACCTGGAGAGCCAGGCTGCTCTGAAAGGCAGCTTCCTTCATTTGGGCAAAACGTTCTCCGGGATGATGGAGTCCATTATGGATGAAATTTCGGAGCATGATGAGGGCATGGTGCTGCTGACCGATATGAATACGAACGATTACAACCTGTACCGTCATTCTCTGAACGTATGCGTCTACTCGACGGTTCTTGGCGTGTCTTACGGGTATAACCGGGAAGAGCTGAGGGTGCTCGGCCTGGGGGCCCTGCTGCACGATATCGGGAAAACGCGGATAAGCCAGAAGCTGCTGAACCATCCAGGACGGCTTAGCGAGGAGGAATTTCGCGAGGTCCAGAAGCACACCGAGATCGGCTTCAAAATATTGAAGGACGAGCCCAACATTCCGCTGTTATCGGCGCATTGCGCCCTGTCACATCATGAGCGCCTGGATGGCAGCGGTTATCCCCGGGCTTTGAAGGGACCTGACATCCATGAATACGCCAAATGGATCGCGATTACGGATTCTTACGACGCGATGACCACGCAGCGGGTGTACAAGCCTGCATTGCTGCCGCACGAAGCGGTGGAGGTCATGTACGCCGGATCGGGAACGCTGTATGAACAATCATTCTTGGCCATGTTTCGGGATCGGGTAGCGATATATCCTCCCGGGATCACCGTGAAATTGCATACGGGTGAGAATGGAGTGGTATCCAGGATCCACGCGCATGTGCCGCATCGACCCGTTGTCCGCGTATTGACGGATGCCGAGGGCACCCCGTTATCCGCGCCTTACGAAGTGGATTTATCCGAGACGCTGGCCGTTATGATCGCCGGCATCGGACAGAGCACCATAGATCAAACTGGAGCATAA
- a CDS encoding MMPL family transporter — protein sequence MRRNGHATLLHTWGRLIYRYRKAIVVTWLILFCVLLPFAFKLPSILQHNGFTPKDSPAQIGIEKLEEGLGLSAASLDIVVVSRHDENLTAGTAQRRILTELAPLRDRPYVRDMYMNIAAHQAGQDHIVSVTVLLDLDSSKALQQFEEIRDSVPDITGADTYITGNTAIFADMNQAVKSDIIHAEMIGIPAALLILAVVFGTLTAALLPLIAGIVSVVVTMGILYFVALADGSISNFLPNVVTMLGLAVGIDYALLIVSRFKEELRTRSGDVGSALAITCATAGKAVMFSGAAVLIGFVAMSFIDLPIFRSFSIGGITVVLFSVLAGNTLLPALLGMLGPRIDALPLFPAKLRSLRGRQTSGMWRRISGFVMAHPVTISVAAIGLLLVAIYPVRNMSIAIPAAEVLPPAYESRYGHDLLTQAYDERELNSIVVAVELPSSYADPHSIELMKAYTDEIRLMPGVKRVESYLSVGRGSVEEVSNVLSRQEIRQQLEQHRFVRGTMAAVAVTQEHEESHALTMQLVQALRTMDTNELKTYVTGSPAYKLDIMEAIQQNISYVLVFVFAVTYIILLFAFRSIVLPLKASVMNMLSLGAGLGIVVWVFQEGIGAEWLGVSSTGSIFALLPVLIFCVVFGISMDYEVMMLSRIMENYERTGDNEFSTAEGLESTGGLITSAALILAVVVGAFVFTDNEVMKAIGLGLTAAILLDATVIRVLLVPAFMKMLGRANWWSPAWMFPASKLASKERSDKRGEAG from the coding sequence GTGAGACGTAACGGCCATGCAACATTGCTGCATACATGGGGGCGACTGATTTACCGCTACCGTAAAGCCATTGTTGTAACCTGGCTTATTTTGTTTTGCGTGCTGCTTCCGTTTGCGTTCAAGCTGCCGTCCATATTGCAGCATAACGGGTTTACGCCGAAGGATAGCCCGGCCCAGATCGGAATCGAGAAGCTGGAGGAGGGTCTGGGGTTGTCGGCAGCCTCGCTGGATATCGTCGTTGTCAGTCGACACGATGAGAACCTGACGGCAGGGACGGCGCAGAGGCGGATACTGACGGAGCTTGCGCCTTTGCGTGACCGCCCATATGTCAGGGATATGTATATGAATATCGCAGCTCATCAGGCAGGCCAGGATCATATCGTATCCGTGACGGTGCTGCTGGATCTGGATTCCTCGAAAGCCCTGCAGCAGTTTGAAGAGATCAGAGACTCAGTTCCCGACATCACGGGAGCGGATACGTACATAACGGGAAATACCGCCATCTTCGCCGATATGAATCAAGCCGTTAAGAGCGATATTATCCATGCGGAAATGATAGGCATTCCTGCAGCCTTGCTCATCCTGGCGGTCGTATTCGGCACATTGACTGCCGCGCTTCTTCCTTTAATCGCCGGAATTGTCAGCGTGGTGGTCACGATGGGCATTCTGTATTTTGTCGCTTTGGCCGACGGCTCGATCAGCAATTTTCTTCCGAATGTCGTCACGATGCTGGGTCTGGCCGTAGGCATTGATTATGCCTTGCTGATCGTTAGCCGCTTCAAAGAAGAATTGCGGACACGGAGCGGGGATGTGGGATCCGCCCTGGCTATCACTTGCGCAACCGCCGGCAAAGCAGTGATGTTCTCGGGTGCTGCCGTGTTGATCGGTTTTGTGGCGATGAGTTTCATCGACCTGCCGATCTTCCGCTCTTTCAGCATAGGCGGCATTACCGTCGTGCTGTTCTCGGTGCTGGCCGGCAACACGCTTCTTCCGGCTTTATTGGGGATGCTGGGCCCCCGCATCGATGCGCTCCCTCTCTTTCCGGCCAAACTCCGGTCGCTTCGGGGCCGGCAGACCTCGGGCATGTGGAGAAGGATCTCCGGTTTTGTTATGGCCCATCCCGTGACCATCTCTGTAGCGGCGATCGGTTTGCTGCTGGTAGCGATCTATCCGGTCCGAAACATGAGCATTGCCATCCCCGCTGCCGAAGTGCTGCCCCCCGCCTATGAATCCCGTTATGGCCATGACCTGCTTACGCAGGCTTATGACGAACGCGAATTGAATTCGATCGTTGTGGCGGTGGAGCTTCCGTCCTCCTATGCGGATCCGCACAGCATCGAGCTGATGAAGGCGTACACGGATGAAATCAGGCTCATGCCAGGCGTGAAGCGGGTAGAGAGTTATCTGAGCGTTGGCAGGGGTTCGGTTGAGGAAGTATCAAACGTTCTGTCCCGCCAAGAGATCCGCCAGCAGCTGGAGCAGCATCGTTTTGTCAGAGGAACTATGGCAGCCGTTGCCGTGACTCAGGAGCATGAGGAATCCCATGCACTCACGATGCAGCTTGTCCAAGCGCTGCGGACCATGGATACGAATGAACTGAAGACCTATGTCACCGGCAGCCCCGCGTATAAACTGGATATCATGGAAGCCATCCAGCAGAACATTTCCTACGTCCTGGTATTTGTATTTGCGGTGACTTATATCATCCTCCTCTTCGCATTCCGGTCGATCGTGCTCCCCTTAAAGGCCAGCGTCATGAACATGCTCAGCCTGGGCGCCGGACTCGGTATCGTGGTGTGGGTATTTCAGGAGGGCATTGGTGCGGAGTGGCTGGGCGTTTCCTCTACAGGGTCCATCTTCGCGCTTTTGCCGGTCCTGATATTCTGCGTGGTGTTCGGCATATCGATGGACTATGAAGTCATGATGCTCTCGCGGATCATGGAGAACTATGAACGGACGGGGGATAACGAATTCAGCACGGCTGAGGGCTTGGAGAGTACGGGCGGCCTGATTACCAGCGCGGCTTTGATTCTGGCCGTCGTTGTGGGTGCCTTCGTATTTACGGACAATGAAGTGATGAAAGCGATCGGTTTAGGCCTGACAGCAGCCATTCTGCTGGACGCGACCGTGATTCGGGTGCTGCTTGTGCCTGCATTCATGAAGATGCTGGGCAGAGCGAATTGGTGGAGTCCCGCATGGATGTTTCCGGCATCTAAGCTTGCTTCCAAGGAACGTTCAGACAAACGGGGGGAAGCCGGATGA
- the yfkAB gene encoding radical SAM/CxCxxxxC motif protein YfkAB, with product MSNTAQPFPSAVRPISPSYDPWDPITSLREHGRHVLTSVEMTVTHLCNMRCEHCAVGDMLVMKEAPMLPLDTMLKRLDEVEHLQTISLTGGEPAFLGKTVDNVIVPLLKYAKERGIRTQINSNLTLDIGRYEKMLPYLDVMHISFNYLNGDDFYEVGFANSARPVSKETAYKMYDTMLVNSEKLSAAGMYISAESMINYRTHTKLGGIHELIKDMGCKRHEVHPMYASNFASALPVLSLADTKAAIHHLLDVRDRDMWMLFGTLPFYACSSDDHDQEIIRRLRQEPNVTVRNDPDGRNRVNVNLFSGDVYVTDFADIPAFGNIKEQKLDDIFDAWSTGHPLNQTVNCHCDAVSCCGPNLLVADMYYRGVDFKSRKAKTN from the coding sequence ATGAGTAATACAGCACAGCCGTTTCCATCAGCCGTAAGGCCTATTTCGCCGAGTTATGATCCGTGGGATCCGATAACTTCCCTGCGCGAGCATGGCCGCCACGTGCTGACCAGCGTGGAAATGACAGTGACGCATCTGTGCAATATGCGCTGCGAGCATTGCGCTGTCGGTGATATGCTCGTCATGAAGGAAGCCCCGATGCTGCCCCTGGATACGATGCTGAAGCGGCTGGATGAGGTAGAGCATCTGCAGACGATCAGCTTGACGGGCGGTGAACCGGCGTTTTTGGGCAAAACGGTGGATAACGTGATTGTTCCCCTGCTCAAGTACGCCAAGGAACGGGGAATCCGGACTCAGATCAACTCCAATCTGACGCTGGATATCGGCAGGTACGAGAAGATGCTGCCCTATCTGGACGTTATGCATATTTCGTTCAATTACTTGAACGGGGACGACTTTTATGAGGTCGGATTTGCGAATAGCGCTCGCCCTGTCTCCAAGGAAACGGCATACAAGATGTACGACACGATGCTGGTCAATTCCGAGAAGCTGAGCGCGGCCGGCATGTACATATCCGCCGAATCAATGATTAACTACAGAACGCATACGAAACTGGGCGGCATTCATGAGCTGATCAAGGACATGGGCTGCAAGCGGCACGAGGTTCACCCGATGTATGCTTCGAACTTTGCATCCGCGCTGCCCGTCTTGTCTTTGGCCGATACGAAAGCCGCCATCCATCATTTGCTGGATGTCCGAGACAGGGACATGTGGATGCTGTTCGGAACGCTGCCGTTCTATGCCTGCAGCTCGGACGATCATGACCAGGAGATCATTCGCCGCTTGCGGCAAGAACCGAACGTAACGGTGCGGAACGATCCGGATGGCCGTAACCGGGTGAATGTGAATTTATTCTCGGGCGACGTGTACGTAACGGATTTTGCTGATATCCCGGCTTTTGGTAATATTAAGGAACAGAAGCTGGACGATATTTTTGACGCATGGTCTACAGGGCATCCGTTGAATCAAACGGTCAACTGTCACTGCGATGCAGTGAGCTGCTGCGGCCCGAACCTGTTGGTAGCCGACATGTACTATCGGGGTGTGGATTTCAAGTCGAGAAAAGCAAAGACAAACTAG
- a CDS encoding hemolysin family protein has translation MAEEFEVGKLILNLLLVFLLVLLNGVFVAAEFSLVKMRQSRLTQLVSEGNRLAGIALKVNQKLDAYLSATQLGITLTSLGLGWIGEPAISELLVAPIMHSIGFADERLISTISVAVGFCIITFLHIVLGELAPKSLAIQRTEGTALLLSAPLLWFYRIFLPVIWVLNASANRILKMVGIEPASEAEAAHSEEEIRILMTESARSGVIDENEMKLMDNLFDFSDLRAREIMLPRTDMDVLFTNFTLEENLRIVNETKHSRYPVATDNKDRIIGFVHITDLLLAEPEKQRDLTSLVRPIMDVSESMEISQVLRKMQARHEQLALVVDEYGGTAGILTAEKILEEIVGDLYDEFEDERPEIEVYDESFSVDGRMLIEEVNDLTGLMIDEHDVDSIGGWLFKELEGNPAVGKKTTFDGVVFEVEESTRLRVTRVMIHQKLESSLTQN, from the coding sequence ATGGCAGAGGAATTTGAGGTCGGGAAACTGATTTTGAATTTACTCTTGGTTTTCCTGCTCGTTTTGTTGAACGGCGTGTTTGTAGCCGCCGAATTTTCACTCGTGAAAATGCGCCAATCCAGGCTGACCCAGCTCGTTAGCGAAGGGAACCGGCTTGCCGGCATTGCGCTGAAAGTAAACCAAAAGCTGGATGCTTATTTATCCGCCACCCAACTCGGGATTACCCTGACTTCCCTGGGACTCGGCTGGATCGGGGAGCCCGCCATTTCCGAATTGCTGGTAGCTCCCATCATGCACAGCATTGGCTTTGCGGATGAGCGATTGATCAGCACGATATCGGTCGCGGTGGGCTTCTGTATTATCACCTTTTTGCATATTGTGTTAGGGGAGCTTGCACCGAAATCTTTGGCTATTCAGCGGACGGAGGGCACGGCACTGCTTCTGTCAGCCCCGCTTCTCTGGTTTTACCGCATTTTTCTGCCGGTGATCTGGGTGCTCAATGCTTCCGCTAACCGTATTCTGAAGATGGTCGGCATCGAGCCAGCAAGCGAGGCCGAGGCAGCCCACTCCGAGGAAGAGATTCGGATTCTGATGACCGAGAGCGCACGGAGCGGTGTCATCGACGAGAACGAGATGAAATTGATGGACAACCTGTTCGATTTTTCCGATTTGAGAGCCAGGGAAATTATGCTGCCGAGGACGGATATGGACGTATTATTCACCAATTTTACCTTGGAGGAGAACCTTCGGATCGTCAACGAGACGAAGCATTCCCGTTACCCGGTTGCCACGGACAACAAGGACCGCATCATCGGATTTGTCCACATTACGGATCTCCTTCTGGCAGAGCCGGAGAAACAGCGTGATCTGACATCCTTGGTGAGACCGATTATGGACGTATCGGAATCTATGGAGATCAGCCAGGTGCTGCGGAAGATGCAGGCGAGACATGAGCAGCTTGCGCTCGTGGTGGACGAATACGGAGGGACCGCCGGCATTCTCACGGCTGAGAAGATTCTGGAAGAGATTGTCGGAGACCTGTACGATGAGTTCGAAGACGAGCGGCCGGAAATCGAAGTCTATGATGAGTCCTTTTCGGTAGACGGGCGAATGCTCATCGAGGAAGTGAATGATTTGACCGGCTTGATGATTGATGAGCATGACGTCGATTCCATTGGCGGTTGGTTGTTCAAGGAGCTGGAAGGGAACCCGGCAGTCGGGAAGAAAACCACCTTTGACGGGGTGGTATTTGAAGTTGAGGAATCTACCCGGTTGCGCGTAACCCGCGTCATGATTCATCAGAAGCTGGAAAGCAGCCTCACCCAGAACTAG